In Deltaproteobacteria bacterium, the DNA window ACAAGGATCAGGCATTTCTCAAAGAATTCCGTGTTCACCTCAAGCCGTGGGAAGACACGGGACAATTAAATGTGTGGAGTGATCAGCGGATCACGCCAAGTCAGGCTTGGGACCAAGAAATCAAAGATGCCCTAGCCTCGACAGCCGTAGCCGTGCTTCTGGTCTCGCCAGACTTCCTCGCGTCAAAGTATATTCGTGAGGTCGAGTTACCAGCATTGTTGCACGCACGGGAAGAAGGCCGGCTTGATCTCTGCTGTTTATACCTCCGACCTTCCACAGTAGCTGATGATGATATGGTGTTTGAGGCGCCACTATCCTCGGGGAAAAAGGTCAGTATCAACCTCACCAAGTATCAAGGACTCAATAGTCCAGGAACTACACTCAGCCTACAAGAAAACCACCGACACGATGCCATCTACGCAGAAGTAACTATCAAGATCATCAGACTTTTTACGAAACGACTTCGTACAGAAGCCCGCTTCTCAAGAGGGAACCATTATGACCTGACTGTCCAGTTAAAGCTTCATGGTACCCAACTGACCCGCAAATACTTACATCCATACAGCCCGATTCCCGATTACCGCTCAGCTTACGACACCGGGCAGAGTTTATTTGTGACATTATTTGGGTCACAAGAGCAGTGCGACAAGGTACTACAAGTCCTCTTTGACTTAGACCTTGCGCCTCCGATTCGCCATCCCGTTCGTATCCGTCTGCAAATCGAAGACTCACACTTGGCTGAGTTGCCATGGACAGAAACCCGGTGGCAGGGGCTGTTGCTGCGCAATCACGGCTGGACATTTGAGCTGATTAACCCCGAATTCTTGAATGGGTCTCTCGATCAAACTCCCGACTTCTCAGATATAACGTTGAAAACTCCTTGTTCAGTCCTCCTGATCGCCCCAAGTTCAGCACCGGATACCGAATCTCACCAACGAGATCTGGAGGAACATCTTAAGCATGCCTGGCCGGTTTTTCATGACTCGGTCCAGCGAGTACAGGACTGGAACACTTTACAACAGGTGTGGGCGAAGAGTCGGCCACGTATTGTCTACTATTACGGACCAGCAGAAAGTAATGGAAAGATGCTCTTCTTACCGTTAGATAATGGTCTCGCCGTCGACCAACGGCCAGTGACTGACCTCGCGCAACTGTGGCAAGCAAATCCGCCGCGTTTTGTCTTCTGTAATTTTGTAGGATCTCCAGGTAAAGCCAGAATGCCATTGCCAGGGTTACACTCCCCATTGGTTATTAGCCAGTATAGTACTGACCCCAGGGAAGCCCGACGAGCCTTTCTGGCGTGGCTCTACGAGCTTTTGCATAGCGGTGAGGATACAGATCCGGTGTGGGCACTCCACCAATACGGCTTGCCCTCATCAATCGCGTGGGGAGCTTATAAGAATTGGCGTACAGAAACTACCGACAAACAGAAGAAACATCAGTTCCCACGCTTACTATTAGACCGCACGACGCCGCGAGCACGTGGACTTCAAGCTATCAACGAGTTAGTACGGAATCAACAACGTCGCCTCTGTTGTATGCTTGCTTACGGAACACAAGAAACATTAGTCGAT includes these proteins:
- a CDS encoding toll/interleukin-1 receptor domain-containing protein — encoded protein: MPRNQVFISYSHNDKDQAFLKEFRVHLKPWEDTGQLNVWSDQRITPSQAWDQEIKDALASTAVAVLLVSPDFLASKYIREVELPALLHAREEGRLDLCCLYLRPSTVADDDMVFEAPLSSGKKVSINLTKYQGLNSPGTTLSLQENHRHDAIYAEVTIKIIRLFTKRLRTEARFSRGNHYDLTVQLKLHGTQLTRKYLHPYSPIPDYRSAYDTGQSLFVTLFGSQEQCDKVLQVLFDLDLAPPIRHPVRIRLQIEDSHLAELPWTETRWQGLLLRNHGWTFELINPEFLNGSLDQTPDFSDITLKTPCSVLLIAPSSAPDTESHQRDLEEHLKHAWPVFHDSVQRVQDWNTLQQVWAKSRPRIVYYYGPAESNGKMLFLPLDNGLAVDQRPVTDLAQLWQANPPRFVFCNFVGSPGKARMPLPGLHSPLVISQYSTDPREARRAFLAWLYELLHSGEDTDPVWALHQYGLPSSIAWGAYKNWRTETTDKQKKHQFPRLLLDRTTPRARGLQAINELVRNQQRRLCCMLAYGTQETLVDHFFEQLYDHLRREAKEVAHAYRVPMRCLPGQHTFNEEQLALKVRQHLGLGDRETFIDALAKKVQRAPGPARPVLLLDWGTRGTSEATRLHPTSLEAWLTFCLQQLCTPCPRDLRILSFLALELPTERHKALEDKMEELSALARFRERSFRLDVLPPLGRIKASDLADFLDGRYSTCPDDLLATMPELIVQKTGGLFKETVELLELAEHTGWHDLHQELVVESHDIAYSFLCKNPRNSTNS